One Candidatus Effluviviaceae Genus I sp. DNA segment encodes these proteins:
- a CDS encoding PorV/PorQ family protein: MRSTLGAAVLSLLAAAATAGAATGTSGAQWLSIGAGARAAALGGAYVSLADDAAALSWNPAGLAHGDGHRLTLSHVSWLSGATYQHGAYAGRLGSSGGFGLSLEQGGLRWDNTGDGDFEAGDFCGALGYARQLREAIAVGAALKLVSSRLGDDDASSYALDAGVLYEPFENVSVGAAVRNLGPGMDFGGGADPLPATVAAGASCAWRDVVVALDVEKQNDLGPAARAGVEYRPLRGVALRGGAVLGPESALSALSAGVGLSWNERWALDYAFRPSELTDTHHFSLSAALGGAAGAAPVPASGAAAVPAASAPQTHIVVVSALAREAIAEAIDRMTLPPRSDVYVALVDKHDASWLVQSLINEKLTSMGHVVKSGAISGDETGGAYQVSFRVVSCQVSLPRTWREWMVGPKRAERRTDVDIYFQLSDASGNVMWAGNARRERREVVPGALVGQLATPGQAFASPELKEGGWDKVLEPVIVAGIVGGLIYLFYTSKASS, translated from the coding sequence ATGAGGTCGACTCTGGGCGCGGCGGTTCTCTCTCTTCTCGCGGCGGCCGCCACGGCCGGTGCGGCGACGGGGACGTCCGGGGCGCAGTGGCTTTCCATCGGCGCGGGCGCGAGGGCCGCGGCGCTCGGGGGCGCCTACGTGTCGCTCGCGGACGACGCGGCGGCCCTGAGCTGGAACCCGGCCGGTCTGGCCCACGGCGATGGACACAGGCTCACGCTGTCGCACGTCTCGTGGCTGTCGGGCGCGACCTACCAGCACGGCGCGTACGCAGGTCGCCTGGGATCGAGCGGAGGGTTCGGGCTCTCGCTCGAGCAGGGCGGGCTGCGCTGGGACAACACAGGCGACGGCGACTTCGAGGCCGGCGACTTCTGCGGCGCGCTCGGATACGCAAGGCAGCTTCGCGAGGCGATCGCCGTAGGAGCCGCGCTCAAGCTCGTCTCCAGCAGGCTCGGCGACGACGACGCGTCGTCGTACGCGCTCGACGCCGGCGTGCTGTACGAGCCGTTCGAGAACGTCTCGGTCGGCGCGGCCGTGCGGAACCTCGGCCCCGGGATGGACTTCGGAGGAGGGGCCGACCCGCTTCCGGCCACCGTCGCCGCCGGAGCGTCGTGCGCGTGGCGCGACGTCGTCGTGGCGCTCGACGTGGAGAAGCAGAACGACCTCGGGCCTGCCGCGCGGGCCGGCGTCGAGTACCGGCCGCTGCGCGGCGTCGCGCTTCGGGGAGGCGCCGTGCTCGGGCCCGAGAGCGCTCTGTCGGCGCTCTCCGCCGGCGTGGGGCTGTCGTGGAACGAGCGGTGGGCGCTCGACTACGCGTTCCGCCCGTCCGAGCTCACCGACACGCACCACTTCTCGTTGTCGGCGGCGCTCGGAGGCGCCGCCGGCGCCGCGCCGGTCCCGGCGTCGGGAGCAGCGGCCGTCCCGGCGGCCTCCGCGCCCCAGACGCACATCGTCGTCGTGAGCGCCCTCGCGCGGGAGGCGATCGCCGAGGCGATCGATCGGATGACGCTCCCGCCGCGCTCGGACGTCTACGTGGCGCTCGTCGACAAGCACGACGCGAGCTGGCTCGTGCAGTCGCTCATCAACGAGAAGCTCACGTCCATGGGACACGTGGTGAAGTCCGGCGCGATCAGCGGCGACGAGACCGGGGGCGCCTACCAGGTGTCGTTCCGCGTCGTCTCCTGCCAGGTCTCGCTGCCGAGGACGTGGCGTGAGTGGATGGTGGGGCCGAAGCGCGCCGAGCGGCGGACGGACGTGGACATCTACTTTCAGCTGTCGGACGCGTCGGGCAACGTCATGTGGGCCGGCAACGCGCGGCGCGAGCGCCGCGAGGTCGTTCCCGGCGCGCTCGTGGGCCAGCTCGCGACGCCCGGGCAGGCGTTCGCTTCCCCGGAGCTCAAGGAGGGCGGGTGGGACAAGGTCCTCGAGCCGGTCATCGTGGCGGGGATCGTGGGCGGGCTCATCTATCTCTTCTACACGAGCAAGGCGTCGAGCTGA
- the bamD gene encoding outer membrane protein assembly factor BamD gives MITSRRTAPVLAALLAVVAIALFGCSSMPEIGSDVTTEDAYALGVAAAEKGDHLYAIEAMNRVLARSPLHELADDALLALAKSRQAMGDYPAAEQEYHRVPAEYPRSPLVAEAAYRLGLTYYDQSRPAALDQTMTERAIAQLSRFLTEHPDSPFTEPARERVAELRSRLAEKTYESGRLYVLLKSGRAARVYFEAVARDYADTPWAPRALLALARSAATDGAHDEARAAYERLVLLYPQSDEAAAAALEMAAP, from the coding sequence GTGATCACGTCCCGGCGCACGGCTCCGGTCTTGGCAGCGCTGCTCGCGGTCGTCGCGATCGCGCTCTTCGGCTGCTCCTCGATGCCCGAGATCGGCAGCGACGTCACGACCGAGGACGCGTACGCTCTCGGCGTGGCCGCGGCCGAGAAGGGAGACCACCTCTACGCCATCGAGGCGATGAACCGCGTGCTCGCGCGGTCGCCCCTCCACGAGCTGGCCGACGACGCGCTCCTGGCGCTTGCGAAGTCGCGCCAGGCGATGGGCGACTACCCCGCGGCCGAGCAGGAGTACCACCGTGTCCCCGCGGAATACCCGCGCTCGCCGCTCGTCGCGGAGGCCGCCTACAGGCTCGGGCTCACCTACTACGACCAGTCGCGCCCCGCGGCCCTGGACCAGACGATGACCGAGCGGGCGATCGCGCAGCTGTCGCGCTTCCTGACCGAGCACCCGGACAGCCCGTTCACGGAGCCGGCCCGGGAGAGGGTCGCGGAGCTGCGCTCGAGGCTGGCCGAGAAGACCTACGAGAGCGGCCGCCTCTACGTGCTGCTCAAGAGCGGGCGGGCCGCGCGCGTGTACTTCGAGGCCGTGGCGCGCGACTACGCCGACACGCCGTGGGCGCCCAGGGCGCTCCTCGCGCTGGCGCGGAGCGCGGCGACCGACGGCGCGCACGACGAGGCGCGCGCGGCCTACGAGCGGCTGGTCCTCCTCTATCCGCAGAGCGACGAGGCCGCGGCGGCCGCGCTCGAGATGGCCGCGCCGTAG
- a CDS encoding nicotinate-nucleotide adenylyltransferase yields the protein MATGLMGGTFDPIHIAHLVMADQAVAQFGLVRLIFVPAPRPPHKGDGAEASFEDRLEMVRRAIAGNPRLAVSDIESRRSGPSYTIDTVRAVAAELPGEELTFVAGSDSLTQLAAWKLPEELLAACRFVVAPRPGFAIERTEPRFADRIAVLDMPALDVSSRDIRRRLRRGASIRYLVPPEVEAFIREKNLYT from the coding sequence TTGGCGACAGGTCTCATGGGGGGGACGTTCGACCCCATTCACATCGCGCACCTCGTCATGGCCGATCAGGCCGTGGCTCAGTTCGGCCTCGTCCGGCTGATCTTCGTGCCGGCGCCCCGTCCGCCGCACAAGGGGGACGGAGCGGAGGCGTCGTTCGAGGACAGGCTCGAGATGGTCAGGCGGGCGATCGCCGGGAACCCGCGCCTCGCGGTGTCGGACATCGAGTCCCGGCGCTCCGGGCCGTCGTACACGATCGACACGGTCCGCGCCGTGGCCGCGGAGCTTCCCGGCGAGGAGCTCACGTTCGTCGCGGGATCGGACAGCCTGACGCAGCTTGCGGCATGGAAGCTGCCCGAGGAGCTCCTCGCCGCGTGTCGGTTCGTCGTCGCGCCGCGGCCGGGCTTCGCCATCGAGCGGACGGAGCCCAGGTTCGCCGACCGCATCGCGGTTCTGGACATGCCCGCGCTCGACGTGTCCTCGCGGGACATCCGCCGGAGGCTCCGCCGGGGGGCGAGCATCCGCTACCTCGTTCCTCCCGAGGTCGAGGCCTTCATCAGAGAGAAGAACCTCTACACATGA
- the polA gene encoding DNA polymerase I produces the protein MKPATDRLTAAPAGPSGSPDLCLVDGSALAYRSHFAFIRNPLLNSKGANVSAVYGFVSSLLPILERVAPRLAAVVFDTPEPTFRHREFAAYKATRPPMPDDLVQQLDGIRDVVEALGIPVLAVPGYEADDVIGTLAVAAAAKDLRSLIVSGDKDLLQLVGPLVTVYDPGKDIEFSPAEVASRFGVPPERVVDVLGLMGDSSDNIPGVPGVGKKTAVELVARFGAIEDVVAHADEISGPARRRNVVEHAAQALASRALATIRTDAPVGAALDDLARRQPDRERLVALFRELEFPSFLRRLVPEETPEERERGRAYEVVGDERALEALVGELRTSEGFAVDLETTSLDPTAAEIVGISFSRAAWRAWYVPVGHGGAGLGREAALAALRPLLEDASVPKAGQNLKFDYAVLRCHGIELGPVAFDTMLASYLLDPEKRSHGLAALALERLGRTMTPIEDLIGRGREQLTLAEVPLDDVRDHACADAEVAWSLAEVLRRELDAAGLSPLLRQVELPLVPVLARMELAGVAVDTELLGKLAENYGREAEALRRSVWTAAGVEFNLDSPKQVGEVLFNALGLRKGRRTKTGYSTDERTLLALAAKHEIAGLLLSYRQLTKLKAGYLDALPKLVSPRTGRVHTTYNQAVAATGRLSSSNPNLQNIPTRTDLGREVRRAFVAGPGRVLVSADYSQIELRIMAHLSGDEGLADAFRAGKDLHRATAALIFATPEESVTKAQRDWAKTVNFGIMYGMTAYGLARELGIEPAEAQAFIDRYFATYPRVKEYTERAVRDAERTGWSSTLLGRRRPIRGLSAGNQAARALAERTAVNTPIQGSAADMIKLAMIEADRAIAEGGLPARMVLQVHDELVFEADEGAAGDVVALARRCMERPPGVELDVPVAVNVAVGASWYEAH, from the coding sequence ATGAAGCCCGCGACGGACCGGCTCACGGCGGCGCCCGCGGGTCCGTCGGGCTCGCCGGACCTCTGCCTGGTCGACGGCAGTGCCCTGGCCTACCGTTCGCACTTCGCGTTCATCAGGAACCCGCTTCTGAACTCGAAGGGCGCGAACGTGAGCGCGGTCTACGGGTTCGTGTCGTCTCTGCTGCCCATCCTCGAGCGCGTGGCGCCTCGGCTCGCCGCGGTCGTGTTCGACACGCCGGAGCCGACGTTCCGCCACCGCGAGTTCGCGGCGTACAAGGCGACGCGGCCGCCGATGCCCGACGACCTCGTGCAGCAGCTCGACGGCATCAGGGACGTCGTCGAGGCGCTCGGGATCCCCGTGCTGGCGGTCCCCGGCTACGAGGCCGACGACGTCATCGGCACGCTCGCGGTCGCGGCCGCGGCGAAGGACCTGCGGTCCCTCATCGTGTCGGGCGACAAGGACCTCCTGCAGCTCGTCGGCCCGCTCGTCACGGTGTACGACCCCGGCAAGGACATCGAATTCTCGCCGGCCGAGGTCGCCTCGCGGTTCGGCGTTCCGCCGGAGCGCGTCGTCGACGTGCTGGGGCTCATGGGGGACTCGTCCGACAACATCCCGGGAGTGCCCGGCGTGGGGAAGAAGACGGCCGTTGAGCTCGTCGCACGGTTCGGCGCGATCGAGGACGTGGTGGCGCACGCCGACGAGATCTCGGGCCCGGCGCGAAGGAGGAACGTCGTCGAGCACGCCGCGCAGGCGCTCGCGAGCCGCGCGCTCGCGACGATCCGCACCGACGCGCCGGTCGGCGCCGCCCTCGACGACCTCGCGCGGCGCCAACCCGACCGGGAGAGGCTCGTGGCGCTCTTTCGCGAGCTCGAGTTCCCGTCCTTCCTCAGACGCCTCGTGCCGGAGGAGACGCCCGAGGAGCGGGAGCGCGGGCGGGCCTACGAGGTCGTGGGCGACGAACGGGCGCTCGAGGCGCTGGTCGGCGAGCTCAGGACGTCCGAGGGCTTCGCCGTGGACCTCGAGACGACCTCGCTCGACCCGACCGCGGCGGAGATCGTCGGGATCTCGTTCTCGCGCGCGGCGTGGCGCGCCTGGTACGTGCCCGTCGGGCACGGCGGAGCGGGCCTCGGCCGGGAGGCCGCGCTCGCCGCGCTTCGACCGCTTCTCGAGGACGCCTCCGTGCCGAAGGCGGGGCAGAACCTCAAGTTCGACTACGCCGTGCTGCGCTGTCACGGCATCGAGCTTGGCCCGGTCGCGTTCGACACGATGCTCGCCTCGTACCTTCTGGACCCGGAGAAGCGGTCGCACGGGCTCGCCGCGCTCGCCCTCGAGCGGCTCGGCAGGACGATGACGCCCATCGAGGACCTCATCGGGAGGGGCAGGGAGCAGCTCACGCTCGCGGAGGTCCCGCTCGACGACGTCCGCGACCACGCCTGTGCCGACGCCGAGGTCGCGTGGAGCCTTGCGGAGGTTCTCAGGCGCGAACTGGACGCGGCGGGCCTCTCGCCGCTTCTGCGCCAGGTCGAGCTTCCTCTCGTTCCCGTCCTCGCGAGGATGGAACTCGCGGGTGTGGCCGTGGACACCGAGCTCCTCGGGAAGCTCGCGGAGAACTACGGGCGCGAGGCCGAGGCGCTTCGGCGCAGCGTCTGGACGGCGGCGGGAGTCGAGTTCAACCTGGACTCGCCGAAGCAGGTGGGCGAGGTGCTCTTCAACGCGCTCGGCCTGAGGAAGGGACGGCGCACGAAGACCGGCTACTCGACCGATGAGAGAACGCTCCTCGCGCTCGCGGCGAAGCACGAGATCGCCGGGCTTCTCCTTTCGTACCGGCAGCTCACGAAGCTCAAGGCCGGCTATCTCGATGCTCTCCCGAAACTCGTGAGTCCGCGGACCGGGCGTGTCCACACCACGTACAACCAGGCGGTGGCGGCCACCGGGCGGCTGTCGAGCAGCAACCCGAACCTCCAGAACATCCCGACGCGGACGGACCTCGGCCGCGAGGTCCGCAGGGCGTTCGTCGCCGGCCCGGGCCGCGTGCTCGTGTCGGCGGACTACTCGCAGATCGAGCTTCGGATCATGGCGCACCTGTCGGGCGACGAGGGGCTTGCGGACGCCTTCCGCGCGGGCAAGGACCTCCACAGGGCGACCGCGGCGCTCATCTTCGCGACCCCCGAGGAGTCCGTGACGAAGGCGCAGCGCGACTGGGCGAAGACGGTGAACTTCGGCATCATGTACGGCATGACGGCGTACGGCCTGGCGCGCGAGCTCGGCATCGAGCCCGCCGAGGCGCAGGCGTTCATCGACCGGTACTTCGCGACGTACCCGCGGGTGAAGGAGTATACTGAGCGGGCGGTCCGGGACGCCGAGCGCACCGGGTGGTCGTCCACGCTGCTGGGCCGCCGCCGCCCCATCAGGGGGCTCTCGGCTGGTAACCAGGCGGCCAGGGCGCTCGCCGAGCGCACGGCCGTGAACACGCCCATCCAGGGGAGCGCGGCTGACATGATCAAGCTCGCGATGATCGAGGCCGACCGCGCGATCGCCGAGGGCGGGCTTCCGGCGCGGATGGTCCTGCAGGTCCACGACGAGCTCGTGTTCGAGGCGGACGAGGGCGCGGCGGGTGACGTCGTCGCGCTGGCGCGGCGGTGCATGGAGCGCCCGCCGGGCGTCGAGCTCGACGTGCCCGTGGCGGTCAACGTCGCCGTCGGGGCGAGCTGGTACGAGGCGCACTAG
- a CDS encoding dephospho-CoA kinase: protein MFRVGLVGGIGTGKSEVARLLEARGAAVIRADDLARELVEPGTPTFRALVESFGETIVAPDGRLDRRGLGSIAFASEEALAKLNAITHPPLVEAIALRLEAVERERGRGVVVVEAALLAQWDVLDLFDLVVAVRAPLETRIERLARDGLSREDALARMRAQRDEEALVGSAGAVIDNDGTLARLESRVNDLWESVPPEERNAA from the coding sequence GTGTTCCGCGTCGGCCTGGTCGGCGGCATCGGCACGGGGAAGAGCGAGGTCGCGAGGCTCCTCGAGGCCCGCGGCGCCGCCGTGATCCGCGCCGACGATCTGGCCCGCGAACTGGTCGAGCCGGGCACGCCGACGTTCCGCGCGCTCGTCGAGTCGTTCGGGGAGACGATCGTCGCGCCGGACGGGCGGCTCGACCGACGCGGGCTCGGGAGCATCGCGTTCGCGTCCGAGGAGGCCCTGGCGAAGCTCAACGCGATCACGCACCCGCCGCTCGTCGAGGCCATCGCGCTCCGCCTCGAGGCCGTGGAGCGCGAGCGCGGCCGCGGCGTCGTGGTCGTCGAGGCGGCGCTCCTCGCGCAGTGGGACGTGCTGGACCTCTTCGACCTCGTGGTCGCCGTCCGCGCGCCGCTCGAGACCCGGATCGAGCGGCTGGCGCGCGACGGGCTCTCGCGGGAGGACGCGCTCGCGCGGATGCGGGCGCAGCGTGACGAGGAGGCGCTCGTCGGGTCGGCGGGCGCGGTCATCGACAACGACGGCACGCTCGCGCGGCTCGAGTCGCGGGTGAACGACCTCTGGGAGTCGGTGCCGCCCGAGGAGAGGAACGCCGCATGA
- the prfB gene encoding peptide chain release factor 2 (programmed frameshift) — MSNGLDKELRGISARIGELRATFDTPAKEKRRGELEALTAAAGFWQDGARAKGIIDELNALKAWLEPIAALERRVEDARALVEMADEEGGEAEEEARKEVASLAEELGALEFRKMLSGTDDERGAILAIHPGAGGTDSQDWAQMLLRMYLAWAARKGYDVQLMDVQPGDGAGIKSATALVKGQYAYGYLRAEAGVHRLVRLSPFDAAHRRHTSFASVAAYPDVEEENDVEIRDADVRVDFFRASGPGGQHVNKSSTAVRVTHIPTGIVVSCQNDRSQFRNRENAMKVLRARLYAMREEERRKEQEAAAPEKKDIAWGSQIRSYVLHPYQMVKDVRTGLETSNVGGVLDGALDEFIEAYLKAS; from the exons ATGAGCAACGGTCTGGACAAGGAGCTCCGCGGGATCAGCGCCCGCATCGGGGAGCTCAGG GCTACCTTTGACACGCCCGCGAAGGAGAAACGGCGGGGCGAGCTCGAGGCGCTGACGGCCGCGGCCGGCTTCTGGCAGGACGGCGCGCGCGCCAAGGGGATCATCGACGAGCTCAACGCGCTCAAGGCGTGGCTCGAGCCGATCGCGGCGCTCGAGCGGCGCGTCGAGGACGCGCGCGCGCTCGTCGAGATGGCCGACGAGGAGGGCGGCGAGGCGGAGGAGGAAGCGCGGAAGGAGGTCGCGTCGCTCGCGGAAGAGCTCGGCGCGCTCGAGTTCCGCAAGATGCTCTCGGGCACGGACGACGAGCGCGGGGCGATCCTCGCGATCCACCCCGGGGCCGGCGGCACCGACTCGCAGGACTGGGCGCAGATGCTCCTTCGCATGTACCTCGCGTGGGCGGCCCGGAAGGGCTACGACGTGCAGCTCATGGACGTTCAGCCGGGGGACGGGGCGGGCATCAAGAGCGCGACCGCCCTCGTGAAGGGCCAGTACGCCTACGGCTACCTCAGGGCGGAGGCCGGCGTCCACCGGCTCGTGAGGTTGTCGCCGTTCGACGCGGCGCACCGGCGGCACACGTCGTTCGCGTCCGTCGCGGCGTACCCGGACGTCGAGGAGGAGAACGACGTCGAGATCAGGGACGCCGACGTCCGCGTGGACTTCTTCCGCGCGAGCGGCCCCGGCGGTCAGCACGTCAACAAGAGCTCGACGGCCGTCCGCGTCACGCACATTCCGACGGGGATCGTGGTCTCGTGCCAGAACGACCGCTCGCAGTTCCGGAACCGCGAGAACGCGATGAAGGTGCTGCGCGCGCGGCTCTACGCGATGCGCGAGGAGGAGCGCCGGAAGGAGCAGGAGGCGGCGGCGCCGGAGAAGAAGGACATCGCGTGGGGAAGCCAGATCCGGTCGTACGTCCTGCACCCCTATCAGATGGTGAAGGACGTGCGGACGGGCCTTGAGACGTCGAACGTGGGCGGCGTGCTCGACGGCGCGCTCGACGAGTTCATCGAGGCCTATCTCAAGGCGAGCTGA
- the lysS gene encoding lysine--tRNA ligase, whose protein sequence is MRENLARLREKGVDPYPRRAARSHRAGDVARDFASLEGREVAVAGRLTAIRGHGRAVFADLEDGSGSIQLFVRADAVGSEAFALWKHFDLGDIVGARGAVMKTRAGEVSVGVSSFELLAKALRPLPEKWHGLRDKELRFRHRYLDLIANAESRQVFARRSAILAAVRRFMDGRGYLEVETPILQPTYGGAFARPFTTHHHALDMPLFLRIADELYLKRLIVGGLERVYEIGKDFRNEGMDRTHSPEFTQLELYEAYSDYEGMMELCESLVARLADEVLGTRQVPWQGGAIDVTPPWRRLRVTDAVRDALGLSGPLTRETVATGAKEAGLELAGSESFGALVETVLAQLVEPKLVEPTFLVDYPREISPLAKQTAADPDLVERFEVFIAGLELGNSFTELNDPDEQRRRFETQQTLREGGDLEAQGMDEDFLQALEQGMPPTGGLGIGIDRLVMFLTDSRSIRDVLLFPPMRPGD, encoded by the coding sequence ATGCGCGAGAACCTCGCGAGGCTGCGGGAGAAGGGCGTGGACCCGTACCCGCGGCGCGCGGCGCGGTCGCACCGGGCCGGCGACGTCGCGCGCGACTTCGCGTCGCTCGAGGGGCGCGAGGTCGCCGTGGCGGGACGGCTCACGGCCATCCGCGGGCACGGGAGGGCGGTCTTCGCCGACCTCGAGGACGGGAGCGGGAGCATCCAGCTCTTCGTGAGGGCCGACGCCGTGGGCTCGGAGGCGTTCGCGCTCTGGAAGCACTTCGACCTCGGTGACATCGTCGGCGCGCGCGGCGCGGTCATGAAGACGAGGGCGGGGGAGGTGAGCGTCGGCGTCTCTTCGTTCGAACTCCTCGCGAAGGCGCTCCGACCGCTGCCCGAGAAGTGGCACGGGCTCCGCGACAAGGAGCTCCGCTTCCGCCACCGCTACCTCGATCTCATCGCGAACGCGGAGTCGAGGCAGGTCTTCGCGCGGCGCAGCGCGATCCTCGCGGCCGTCCGGCGCTTCATGGACGGGCGCGGATACCTCGAGGTGGAGACGCCCATTCTGCAGCCCACGTACGGCGGCGCGTTCGCCCGCCCGTTCACCACGCACCACCACGCGCTCGACATGCCGCTCTTCCTCAGGATCGCCGACGAGCTGTACCTCAAGCGCCTCATCGTCGGCGGGCTCGAGCGCGTGTACGAGATCGGGAAGGACTTCCGGAACGAGGGGATGGACCGCACGCACAGCCCCGAGTTCACGCAGCTCGAGCTGTACGAGGCGTACAGCGACTACGAAGGCATGATGGAGCTCTGCGAGTCGCTCGTCGCGCGCCTGGCCGACGAGGTGCTGGGCACGCGGCAGGTGCCGTGGCAGGGCGGCGCCATCGACGTGACGCCGCCGTGGCGGCGGCTCCGCGTGACGGACGCGGTGCGGGACGCCCTCGGTCTGTCCGGGCCGCTCACCCGCGAGACCGTCGCGACCGGCGCGAAGGAGGCAGGGCTCGAGCTCGCCGGGAGCGAGAGCTTCGGCGCGCTCGTCGAGACGGTCCTGGCGCAGCTCGTCGAGCCGAAGCTCGTGGAGCCGACGTTCCTCGTGGACTACCCGCGCGAGATCTCGCCGCTGGCGAAGCAGACGGCGGCGGACCCCGATCTCGTCGAGCGCTTCGAGGTGTTCATCGCGGGGCTCGAGCTCGGCAACTCGTTCACCGAGCTCAACGACCCCGACGAGCAGCGGAGGCGCTTCGAGACGCAGCAGACGCTGCGCGAGGGCGGCGACCTCGAGGCGCAGGGCATGGACGAGGACTTCCTCCAGGCGCTCGAGCAGGGCATGCCGCCGACCGGCGGGCTGGGCATCGGGATCGACCGTCTCGTGATGTTCCTCACCGACTCGCGGAGCATCCGGGACGTCCTGCTCTTCCCGCCCATGCGTCCGGGCGACTAG
- a CDS encoding lipoprotein-releasing ABC transporter permease subunit — MAFEWFIAWRYLRAKRKSRFVSIISAISIGGVAVGVMALVVVLAVMNGFEQEVHRRIIGINAHVIVLTFGNEPIRDYDALTARINAMPHVVAAAPFTYSKGVLKGRGGSDGIVVRGIDLAAEARVSDILTNVDPQVTEFVARPGGLPPAILGDELAGRLRADVGDTVAMTSPFDYVLTPMGLMPAVRRFEVVSLMSSGMFEYDQSLVYIDLPSAQSLFGYKDSVIGISVKTDDPYRAPEIGANIVDRLGGFPYRANNWIELNRNLFTWMRTEKKVMFWILSLIVLVAAFNIASTLIMVVMEKTKDIGILKSMGATPRSVRRIFELEGLVIGGVGTVLGAIGGFVLASLLDRYQFVSLPGDVYPIETLPVQMQVLDFVVVSAAAMLISFAAALYPAWQASRLAPVEAIRRK, encoded by the coding sequence TTGGCTTTCGAGTGGTTCATCGCGTGGCGGTACCTCCGCGCGAAGAGGAAGTCGCGGTTCGTCTCGATCATCAGCGCCATCTCGATCGGGGGCGTCGCCGTCGGCGTCATGGCGCTCGTCGTCGTGCTCGCGGTCATGAACGGCTTCGAGCAGGAGGTGCACAGGAGGATCATCGGCATCAACGCGCACGTCATCGTGCTCACGTTCGGGAACGAGCCGATCCGCGACTACGACGCTCTCACGGCCCGGATCAACGCGATGCCGCACGTCGTGGCCGCCGCCCCGTTCACCTACTCCAAGGGCGTTCTCAAGGGCCGCGGAGGGTCGGACGGCATCGTGGTCCGCGGGATCGACCTGGCGGCGGAGGCCCGGGTGTCCGACATCCTCACCAACGTCGATCCCCAGGTGACCGAGTTCGTCGCGCGCCCCGGCGGGCTGCCACCGGCCATCCTCGGCGACGAGCTCGCCGGGAGGCTGCGCGCCGACGTCGGGGACACGGTCGCGATGACGTCGCCGTTCGACTACGTGCTCACTCCGATGGGCCTCATGCCGGCGGTCCGGCGGTTCGAGGTCGTGAGCCTCATGAGCTCGGGGATGTTTGAGTACGACCAGTCGCTCGTCTACATTGACCTTCCGAGCGCGCAGTCGCTGTTCGGCTACAAGGACTCGGTGATCGGGATCTCCGTGAAGACGGACGATCCCTACCGCGCCCCGGAGATCGGCGCGAACATCGTGGACCGCCTGGGAGGGTTCCCGTACCGCGCCAACAACTGGATCGAGCTCAACCGCAACCTGTTCACCTGGATGCGGACCGAGAAGAAGGTCATGTTCTGGATCCTGTCGCTCATCGTCCTCGTGGCGGCGTTCAACATCGCGAGCACCCTGATCATGGTCGTGATGGAGAAGACCAAGGACATCGGCATCCTGAAGTCCATGGGCGCGACGCCGCGGTCGGTCAGGCGCATCTTCGAGCTCGAGGGACTGGTCATCGGGGGCGTCGGGACGGTCCTCGGGGCCATCGGCGGGTTCGTCCTCGCGAGCCTGCTGGACAGGTACCAGTTCGTCTCCCTGCCAGGCGACGTCTACCCCATCGAGACGCTTCCGGTGCAGATGCAGGTCCTGGACTTCGTCGTCGTGTCGGCGGCCGCCATGCTCATCAGCTTCGCGGCCGCGCTCTACCCAGCATGGCAGGCCTCGCGGCTCGCGCCCGTCGAGGCGATCCGGAGGAAGTAG
- a CDS encoding ABC transporter ATP-binding protein, with protein MAAILAARGVTKSFVTGEKRLDVLTGVDLEVERGEIISIVGPSGVGKSTLLHIMGTLDAPTAGTVFIDSTDAFALSETERAAFRNRTVGFVFQFHHLLKELTALENVMMPCLIAGMTRADAAARASALLARVRLSERVDHRPGELSGGEEQRVAVARALATGPHVVLADEPSGNLDRASGTELHDLLWELRDSTGQTFAIVTHNEELFHRADRVITLRGGRAVELPRGGA; from the coding sequence GTGGCGGCGATCCTTGCGGCGCGGGGCGTGACGAAGAGCTTCGTCACGGGCGAGAAGCGGCTCGACGTGCTCACGGGCGTGGACCTCGAGGTGGAGCGCGGCGAGATCATCTCCATCGTCGGCCCGTCGGGCGTCGGGAAGAGCACGCTCCTTCACATCATGGGAACGCTCGACGCGCCGACCGCCGGGACCGTGTTCATCGACTCGACCGACGCGTTCGCGCTCTCGGAGACCGAGCGCGCCGCGTTCAGGAACCGGACCGTGGGCTTCGTGTTCCAGTTCCACCACCTGCTCAAGGAGCTCACCGCGCTCGAGAACGTCATGATGCCCTGCCTCATCGCAGGGATGACGCGCGCGGATGCTGCGGCGCGGGCGTCCGCGCTCCTCGCCCGCGTTCGCCTCTCCGAGCGGGTGGACCACAGGCCGGGCGAGCTGTCGGGAGGCGAGGAGCAGCGCGTGGCCGTGGCCAGGGCGCTCGCGACGGGCCCGCACGTCGTCCTCGCGGACGAGCCGTCCGGGAACCTGGACCGGGCGTCCGGCACGGAACTCCACGATCTTCTGTGGGAGCTCCGGGACTCCACCGGACAGACGTTCGCCATCGTGACCCACAACGAGGAGCTGTTCCACCGCGCGGACCGCGTCATCACGCTGCGCGGCGGGCGGGCGGTGGAGCTCCCGAGGGGCGGCGCGTGA